The Candidatus Pantoea soli genome window below encodes:
- the osmY gene encoding molecular chaperone OsmY: protein MNKTKIAKTLIAALAGTALLSGAAFAADTSSTGSKIDSSMKKVDGFMDDSGITAKAKAALVDDDAIKSTDISVKTQQGVVTLSGFVTSQDQAEKAVALVQKVEGVKSVSDKLHVRDSKQSSLKGYAGDAATTSEIKAKLLADDIVPSRNVKVETTDGVVQLSGEVANQAQSDRAEKIAKAIEGVKSVKNDLKVKS from the coding sequence ATGAATAAGACTAAGATTGCTAAGACCCTGATTGCTGCGCTGGCAGGTACGGCGTTACTGAGTGGTGCGGCGTTTGCAGCAGACACCAGCAGCACGGGTTCCAAAATCGATAGTTCTATGAAAAAAGTCGATGGTTTTATGGATGACAGCGGCATCACCGCCAAAGCCAAAGCGGCGCTGGTTGATGACGACGCGATTAAAAGCACGGATATCTCGGTGAAAACGCAGCAGGGCGTCGTGACGCTGAGTGGTTTTGTTACCTCTCAGGATCAGGCTGAAAAAGCCGTCGCGCTGGTGCAGAAAGTCGAAGGGGTAAAATCCGTCAGTGACAAACTACACGTACGAGACAGCAAACAGAGTTCGCTAAAAGGTTATGCCGGTGATGCAGCAACCACCAGTGAAATTAAAGCTAAACTTTTAGCAGATGACATTGTGCCATCGCGCAACGTGAAGGTGGAAACCACGGATGGCGTAGTACAGCTGTCAGGAGAAGTGGCGAATCAGGCGCAGTCCGATCGTGCAGAAAAGATCGCCAAAGCCATTGAAGGCGTGAAAAGCGTGAAGAATGACCTCAAGGTGAAATCTTAA
- a CDS encoding DUF1328 domain-containing protein, whose translation MFRWGIIFLVIALIAAALGFGGLAGTAAWAAKIVFIVGIILFLVSLFTGRKRL comes from the coding sequence ATGTTTCGTTGGGGTATTATCTTTCTGGTTATCGCGCTGATCGCTGCAGCACTGGGATTCGGCGGTCTGGCAGGTACGGCAGCATGGGCAGCTAAGATTGTCTTTATTGTTGGTATTATTCTGTTCCTCGTTAGCCTGTTCACCGGGCGCAAACGCCTCTGA
- a CDS encoding class I SAM-dependent methyltransferase, with amino-acid sequence MRGRGLDIGGGHDSIGVYQSLFPLITSVTVFDLPQGDAQDLACVPDNEFDFVYSAHCLEHVRDPFIALPNWLRVVKPGGHLVLTVPDEDMYEQGVWPSTFNDDHKSTFTPFKHRSWSPVSVNVLTLLQTLPGTFSIEKIERLTHSHMPLAGRFDQTRTAFAESGIEIIIRKEA; translated from the coding sequence CTGCGGGGCCGCGGACTTGATATTGGCGGTGGTCACGACAGTATTGGCGTTTACCAGTCGCTGTTTCCCCTGATAACCAGTGTCACCGTGTTCGATTTGCCACAGGGTGACGCGCAGGATCTGGCCTGCGTGCCGGATAACGAATTTGATTTCGTCTATTCGGCACATTGTCTGGAACATGTGCGCGATCCGTTTATCGCGTTGCCAAACTGGTTACGGGTGGTGAAACCGGGCGGTCATCTGGTGCTGACGGTGCCTGATGAAGATATGTATGAACAGGGCGTCTGGCCCTCCACATTCAATGACGATCACAAATCCACCTTTACGCCGTTTAAACACCGGAGCTGGTCACCGGTCTCGGTCAATGTGCTGACATTGCTGCAAACGCTGCCAGGCACATTCAGCATTGAAAAGATCGAACGGCTGACGCACAGCCATATGCCGCTGGCGGGTCGATTTGATCAAACCCGCACAGCTTTCGCAGAGAGCGGCATTGAGATCATTATCCGTAAAGAGGCGTAA
- a CDS encoding patatin-like phospholipase family protein produces the protein MGTRIPMSLDTFEPLALTPFKSRKIALVCEGGGQRGIFTAGVLDEFQRAGFNPFHLLLGTSAGAQNLSAFVCGQPGYARRVITRYTTSKLFFDPLRFVRGGHLIDLDWLVEITRQEFPLALSSAQKLFANGSEFYMCACRSDDYSAHYFNPTDLTWHDIIKASSAIPGFYRSGVLMDGISYLDGGISDAIPVREAARRGADTIVVIRTVPSQMFYTPKWFKRMERWLSDGALQPMINVLHHHEESYRQIQQFIEQPPDDLRIIEIYPPRPLASMALGSRIASLNQDYHLGRRTGRYFLATLGQWLSDAEPLLRPARVTPPAAVANEPDIVRTVNTPPLADNDADLDTGSLA, from the coding sequence TTGGGAACGCGTATTCCGATGTCGCTGGACACCTTTGAGCCACTGGCGCTCACGCCCTTTAAATCCAGGAAAATTGCCTTAGTCTGCGAAGGCGGCGGCCAGCGCGGCATTTTTACCGCCGGCGTGCTCGACGAGTTCCAGCGGGCAGGCTTTAATCCCTTTCATCTGCTGCTCGGCACCTCGGCCGGCGCACAAAATCTCTCGGCTTTTGTCTGCGGACAACCCGGCTATGCCCGCCGCGTGATTACCCGTTACACCACCAGCAAACTGTTTTTTGATCCCCTGCGCTTTGTGCGCGGCGGCCACCTGATTGATCTGGACTGGCTGGTGGAGATCACCCGACAGGAGTTTCCGCTGGCGCTGAGCAGTGCGCAGAAGCTGTTTGCCAATGGCAGTGAGTTTTACATGTGCGCCTGCCGCAGCGATGACTACAGCGCACACTACTTCAATCCCACCGATCTCACCTGGCATGACATCATCAAAGCCTCCAGCGCCATTCCCGGTTTTTACCGCAGCGGCGTGCTGATGGATGGCATCAGCTATCTGGATGGCGGCATCAGTGATGCGATCCCGGTTCGCGAAGCGGCGCGGCGCGGTGCCGATACCATCGTGGTGATCCGTACGGTGCCGTCGCAGATGTTCTACACGCCAAAATGGTTCAAACGCATGGAGCGCTGGCTGAGCGACGGCGCGCTGCAGCCGATGATTAACGTGCTGCATCATCATGAAGAGAGTTACCGCCAGATTCAGCAGTTTATTGAGCAGCCGCCGGATGACCTGCGCATCATCGAAATCTATCCGCCCAGGCCGCTGGCCAGCATGGCGCTGGGCAGCCGGATCGCCTCGCTCAATCAGGATTATCATCTGGGACGGCGCACCGGGCGTTATTTTCTCGCCACGCTCGGCCAGTGGCTGAGCGACGCCGAGCCGCTGCTGCGTCCGGCGCGGGTCACGCCACCCGCTGCAGTGGCAAACGAGCCGGATATCGTCCGCACCGTCAACACGCCACCGCTGGCGGACAATGACGCCGATCTGGATACCGGGTCGCTGGCATGA
- the ftnA gene encoding non-heme ferritin produces the protein MLTAEMTSRLNDQLNLEFFSANLYLQMSAWCSDKGFEGAASFLKMHSREEMEHMQRLFDYVSDAGSLPVLGSIAAPAISWNSLNDVLEEALKHEQLITRKINELVHAALTSQDYSTFNFLQWYVAEQHEEEKLFKTVLDKLALVGNKGEGLFLVDKDLGRMNAEGHGQ, from the coding sequence ATGTTAACTGCTGAAATGACCTCACGCCTGAACGACCAGCTGAACCTGGAATTTTTCTCTGCCAACCTGTATCTGCAAATGAGCGCCTGGTGCAGCGATAAAGGGTTCGAGGGTGCCGCTTCATTCCTGAAAATGCACTCGCGTGAAGAGATGGAGCATATGCAGCGCCTGTTTGATTACGTCAGCGATGCGGGTTCCCTGCCGGTGCTGGGCAGCATTGCCGCGCCAGCCATCAGCTGGAACTCACTGAACGATGTGCTGGAAGAAGCGCTGAAGCATGAGCAGCTGATCACGCGTAAAATCAACGAGCTGGTGCATGCCGCGCTGACCTCACAGGATTATTCAACCTTTAACTTCCTGCAGTGGTATGTCGCCGAGCAGCATGAAGAAGAGAAACTGTTTAAAACCGTGCTGGATAAACTGGCGCTGGTGGGCAATAAAGGCGAAGGCCTGTTCCTGGTGGATAAAGATCTGGGCCGCATGAATGCCGAAGGCCACGGTCAGTAA
- a CDS encoding bifunctional diguanylate cyclase/phosphodiesterase: protein MNNNSDVMYRLLVQSVVDYAIYMLQPDGTVANWNAGAQRAKGYTPDEIVGKNFALFYSEEDRKNGAPQRGLSVATAVGRYETEGWRYRKDGSAFWAHVVIDAIRDESGLLLGFAKITRDCTQQQALQRKQREQEQRFRLLVEGVTDYAIYMLDLDGNVENWNAGAQRAKGYVAEEIVGQHFSRFYSAQDRQARIPERNLDTAFKTGRFEDEGWRYRKDGSAFWAHVIIDAIRDDAGKLIGYAKITRDCTEQQALLRQQREHEKTFRLLVEGVTDYAIYMLDVQGRVVNWNAGAQRAKGYVAEEIVGQHFAVFYGAQDRQAHTPDANLGIALKTGRFEDEGWRYRKDGSAFWAHVVIDAIHDENGKLIGFAKITRDVTERREQEQQLLRARDLAQAQSAKMSELSSFLETIISNIPSCVIVEDAISREILMVNDKAQQLFGVSKSLLMHKRPHECMSAELSDYFNSLADIALRSEGIHAREQMLLTASGERILHTRATTISGKDMRQNYVMLIVEDVTDQREADARIHHMAHHDNLTSLPNRILFRQRLSEALRVDNQHRQISATLCLDLDNFKNVNDALGHQIGDELLRVVAKRLRNVLRDHDTLARIGGDEFAIVLPNIRMADEAAIVAQRLIEAIRPPINVEGHNLSVGLSVGIALTSQTTNTPEHMLRCADMALYEAKRNGRNRYEHFTLEMDDLARSRRVIENDLREAITGRQLKLYYQPITSENGIIGYEALMRWHHPVKGLIMPNDFIPIAEETGLIHMLGAYALYEACREAQSWETAQSVSVNLSPLQFKNSSLVSVVEGALRESGLAPQRLEVEITESVLLDDTLGNIRTLQSLKTLGVQIALDDFGTGYSSLSYLRSFPFDKIKIDKSFINDMADSREALAIIRAITGMSRSLDIQITAEGVENSEQFAKLREEGCTLFQGYLFGRPQPSELRLKQLE from the coding sequence ATGAATAATAACTCTGACGTGATGTACCGGTTACTGGTGCAGAGCGTGGTGGATTACGCCATTTATATGCTCCAACCGGATGGCACCGTGGCGAACTGGAATGCCGGGGCGCAGCGCGCCAAGGGCTATACGCCTGACGAAATCGTCGGGAAAAATTTTGCGCTCTTTTACAGCGAAGAAGATCGCAAAAATGGTGCGCCGCAGCGCGGGCTGTCGGTGGCAACGGCGGTGGGGCGCTATGAAACCGAAGGCTGGCGCTATCGCAAAGATGGCAGCGCCTTCTGGGCACACGTGGTGATCGATGCCATCCGCGATGAAAGCGGCCTGCTGCTTGGGTTTGCCAAAATCACCCGCGACTGTACGCAGCAGCAGGCGCTGCAGCGCAAACAGCGTGAACAGGAGCAGCGTTTCCGTTTATTGGTGGAAGGCGTAACGGACTACGCCATCTATATGCTCGATCTGGACGGCAACGTCGAAAACTGGAATGCCGGTGCGCAGCGTGCCAAAGGTTACGTGGCCGAAGAGATTGTAGGTCAGCATTTCTCACGCTTTTACAGCGCGCAGGATCGGCAGGCGCGCATTCCGGAGCGGAATCTGGACACCGCCTTCAAAACCGGCCGTTTTGAGGATGAAGGCTGGCGTTACCGCAAAGATGGCAGCGCGTTCTGGGCACATGTCATCATTGATGCTATTCGTGACGATGCGGGCAAACTGATTGGCTATGCCAAAATCACCCGTGACTGCACCGAACAGCAGGCGCTGCTGCGCCAGCAGCGCGAGCATGAAAAAACCTTCCGCCTGCTGGTGGAAGGGGTAACCGATTACGCCATCTACATGCTGGACGTGCAGGGCCGCGTGGTGAACTGGAACGCCGGAGCGCAGCGTGCCAAAGGCTATGTGGCGGAGGAGATTGTCGGCCAGCACTTTGCGGTGTTTTACGGCGCGCAGGATCGCCAGGCGCATACGCCGGATGCCAATCTGGGGATTGCGCTGAAAACCGGCCGTTTTGAAGATGAGGGCTGGCGCTATCGCAAAGACGGCTCCGCCTTCTGGGCGCACGTGGTGATTGATGCCATTCACGATGAAAACGGCAAACTGATTGGCTTCGCCAAAATCACCCGTGATGTCACCGAGCGCCGCGAGCAGGAACAGCAATTGTTACGCGCACGCGATCTGGCCCAGGCGCAAAGCGCGAAAATGTCCGAGCTCTCCAGCTTTCTGGAAACCATCATCAGCAATATTCCCTCCTGTGTCATTGTCGAAGACGCCATCAGCCGCGAAATTCTGATGGTGAACGACAAGGCGCAGCAGCTGTTTGGCGTCAGCAAATCCCTGCTGATGCACAAGCGGCCGCACGAGTGTATGTCGGCCGAGCTGAGCGACTACTTCAACAGCCTGGCGGATATTGCGCTGCGCAGTGAAGGCATTCATGCGCGGGAGCAGATGCTGCTGACGGCCAGCGGTGAGCGCATCCTGCATACCCGCGCCACCACCATCAGCGGCAAGGATATGCGGCAGAATTATGTGATGCTGATTGTGGAAGACGTCACCGACCAGCGCGAAGCCGACGCGCGTATTCACCATATGGCGCATCACGACAACCTGACCAGCCTGCCGAACCGTATTCTGTTCCGTCAGCGGCTGAGCGAAGCGCTGCGCGTGGATAACCAGCACCGCCAGATCAGCGCCACGCTGTGCCTCGACCTTGATAACTTTAAAAATGTGAACGATGCGCTGGGTCATCAGATTGGTGACGAGCTGCTGCGCGTGGTCGCGAAGCGCCTGCGTAACGTCCTGCGCGATCACGACACGCTGGCGCGCATCGGCGGCGACGAGTTCGCCATTGTGCTGCCAAACATCCGCATGGCCGATGAAGCCGCCATTGTGGCGCAGCGGCTGATAGAAGCGATCCGTCCTCCGATCAATGTCGAAGGACATAACCTCTCGGTGGGCCTGAGCGTGGGTATCGCGCTGACCTCGCAAACCACCAACACGCCGGAGCATATGCTGCGCTGCGCCGACATGGCGCTGTACGAAGCCAAGCGCAACGGCCGTAATCGCTACGAACATTTCACGCTGGAAATGGACGATCTGGCGCGCAGCCGGCGGGTGATTGAAAACGATCTGCGTGAAGCGATCACCGGACGCCAGCTGAAGCTCTATTACCAGCCTATCACCAGTGAAAACGGCATTATCGGCTATGAGGCTCTGATGCGCTGGCATCATCCGGTTAAGGGGTTAATCATGCCGAATGATTTTATTCCGATCGCCGAAGAGACCGGGCTGATCCATATGCTGGGTGCTTACGCCCTGTATGAAGCCTGTCGTGAAGCGCAAAGCTGGGAGACGGCGCAGTCGGTCTCGGTCAATCTCTCGCCGCTGCAGTTCAAGAACAGTTCGCTGGTGTCGGTGGTGGAGGGCGCGCTGCGCGAATCCGGCCTTGCGCCTCAGCGGCTGGAGGTGGAGATCACCGAGTCGGTACTGCTGGACGATACGCTGGGCAACATTCGTACGCTGCAAAGCCTGAAAACGCTGGGCGTGCAGATTGCACTGGATGATTTTGGCACCGGCTACTCTTCCCTCAGCTATCTGCGTTCGTTCCCGTTCGACAAGATCAAAATTGATAAGTCCTTTATTAACGACATGGCTGACAGCCGTGAGGCGCTGGCGATCATCCGGGCAATAACCGGCATGAGCCGCAGTCTGGATATTCAGATTACGGCGGAAGGGGTGGAAAACAGCGAGCAGTTTGCAAAGCTGCGTGAAGAGGGCTGTACCCTGTTCCAGGGCTATCTGTTTGGCCGCCCGCAGCCGTCCGAACTGCGGCTGAAGCAGCTGGAGTAA
- a CDS encoding amidohydrolase produces MPNVQEHYHFLHDIPELGFQEFKTSAYIASQLAQAGIPLTQGVNNTTGIVAEIDSGVPGPVLALRADMDALGHVIDGVACARHTCGHDAHSAVVLSAAQQLMQEGAIKKGRLKLLFQPAEELGTGALAMLEGGALADVEMILGFHLRPQEECRLGQATPAVLYSACSTLEATIKGVPAHAARPHQGVNALDAAVQAVQAVNALHLAPGLSWSVKATRFLCDAGVTNSVPDEARVVWDLRSQENAPMATLKQKVTQAIQHSVAALGAHAEVVVLKEMPAADIHEDATALIRAAIVDVLGEEGLLSARTTPGSEDFFFYPVQLPQLKAGFWGLGCDLLPGLHHPDMRFDRRALEQGVHIFKAAVVRMLG; encoded by the coding sequence GTGCCGAACGTTCAGGAACACTACCATTTTCTGCATGACATCCCGGAGCTGGGATTTCAGGAGTTCAAAACCTCTGCGTATATCGCCAGCCAGTTGGCGCAGGCGGGCATCCCGCTGACGCAGGGCGTCAACAATACCACCGGCATCGTGGCGGAAATTGACAGCGGCGTGCCGGGGCCGGTGCTGGCGCTGCGCGCTGACATGGATGCGCTGGGGCATGTGATTGACGGCGTGGCCTGTGCGCGCCACACCTGCGGACACGATGCCCACTCTGCCGTGGTGCTCAGCGCCGCACAGCAGCTGATGCAGGAAGGCGCGATTAAAAAAGGGCGGCTGAAGCTGCTGTTTCAGCCAGCGGAAGAGCTGGGCACCGGAGCACTGGCGATGCTTGAAGGCGGCGCGCTGGCGGATGTGGAGATGATTTTAGGTTTTCATTTGCGGCCGCAGGAAGAGTGTCGCCTGGGACAGGCCACGCCGGCGGTGCTTTACTCGGCGTGCAGCACGCTGGAGGCCACCATCAAAGGGGTACCGGCGCACGCGGCGCGTCCGCATCAGGGCGTTAACGCGCTGGATGCGGCGGTGCAGGCAGTGCAGGCGGTCAACGCGCTGCATCTGGCACCAGGGCTGAGCTGGAGCGTCAAGGCCACGCGTTTTCTCTGCGATGCGGGCGTGACCAACTCTGTGCCGGACGAAGCGCGTGTGGTGTGGGATCTGCGTTCACAGGAAAATGCGCCGATGGCGACGCTGAAGCAGAAAGTGACGCAGGCGATTCAGCACAGCGTGGCGGCGCTGGGCGCGCACGCGGAAGTGGTGGTGCTGAAAGAGATGCCGGCCGCAGACATCCACGAGGACGCCACGGCGTTAATCCGCGCGGCCATTGTCGATGTGCTGGGCGAGGAGGGCCTGCTGTCCGCCCGCACCACGCCGGGCAGCGAGGATTTCTTTTTCTATCCGGTGCAGCTGCCGCAGCTAAAAGCGGGCTTCTGGGGGCTGGGCTGCGATCTGCTTCCCGGCCTGCACCATCCGGATATGCGCTTTGATCGGCGTGCGCTGGAGCAGGGCGTGCACATCTTCAAAGCCGCCGTGGTGCGTATGCTGGGCTAG
- the prfC gene encoding peptide chain release factor 3, which yields MSIAPFLEEVARRRTFAIISHPDAGKTTITEKVLLFGQAIQTAGTVKGRGSSQHAKSDWMEMEKQRGISITTSVMQFPYRDSLVNLLDTPGHEDFSEDTYRTLTAVDCCLMVIDAAKGVEDRTRKLMEVTRLRDTPIITFMNKLDRDIRDPMELLDEVESELKIACAPITWPIGCGKLFKGVYHLYNDETYLYQSGKGHTIQEVRVVKGLNNPDLDEAVGEELAQQLRDELELVQGASHEFDQALFLSGEITPVFFGTALGNFGVDHMLDGLVSWAPAPMPRQSDTRTVEASEEKFSGFVFKIQANMDPKHRDRVAFMRVVSGKYEKGMKLRQVRTGKDVVISDALTFMAGDRSHVEEAYPGDIIGLHNHGTIQIGDTFTQGENMKFTGIPNFAPELFRRIRLRDPLKQKQLLKGLVQLSEEGAVQVFRPVHNNDLIVGAVGVLQFDVVVARLKSEYNVEAIYEAINVSTARWVECSDAKKFDDFQRKNEINLALDGGDNLTYIAPTMVNLNITQERYPDVTFRKTREH from the coding sequence ATGTCTATTGCTCCCTTTTTAGAAGAAGTGGCGCGCCGCCGTACCTTTGCGATCATCTCGCACCCGGACGCCGGTAAAACCACAATCACCGAAAAAGTCCTGCTGTTCGGACAGGCGATTCAGACCGCCGGTACCGTCAAGGGCCGCGGCTCCAGCCAGCACGCCAAATCTGACTGGATGGAGATGGAAAAGCAGCGTGGTATTTCTATTACCACCTCGGTGATGCAGTTCCCTTACCGTGACAGCCTGGTGAACCTGCTGGATACACCGGGGCACGAAGACTTCTCCGAAGATACCTACCGCACGCTGACGGCGGTGGACTGCTGCCTGATGGTCATCGATGCCGCCAAAGGTGTTGAAGATCGTACCCGTAAGCTGATGGAAGTGACGCGCCTGCGCGATACGCCGATCATCACCTTTATGAACAAACTCGACCGTGACATCCGCGATCCCATGGAGCTGCTGGATGAAGTGGAGAGCGAGCTGAAAATCGCCTGTGCGCCGATCACCTGGCCGATTGGCTGCGGCAAGCTGTTCAAAGGCGTTTATCACCTCTATAACGATGAGACGTACCTGTATCAGAGCGGCAAAGGCCACACCATCCAGGAAGTGCGCGTGGTGAAAGGCCTGAACAACCCGGATCTGGATGAGGCGGTAGGCGAAGAGCTGGCGCAGCAGCTGCGTGACGAGCTGGAGCTGGTGCAGGGTGCCTCGCATGAGTTCGATCAGGCACTGTTCCTCAGCGGCGAGATTACGCCGGTGTTCTTCGGAACCGCGCTGGGTAACTTTGGTGTGGATCATATGCTGGATGGCCTGGTTTCCTGGGCGCCGGCGCCGATGCCGCGCCAGAGCGATACCCGCACCGTTGAAGCCAGCGAAGAGAAGTTCAGCGGCTTTGTGTTTAAGATTCAGGCCAACATGGACCCGAAACACCGTGACCGCGTGGCCTTTATGCGTGTGGTTTCCGGTAAATATGAAAAGGGCATGAAGCTGCGCCAGGTTCGCACCGGTAAAGACGTGGTGATCTCGGACGCGCTGACCTTTATGGCGGGCGACCGTTCGCACGTTGAAGAGGCGTACCCGGGCGATATTATTGGTCTGCATAACCACGGTACCATTCAGATCGGCGATACCTTCACCCAGGGTGAAAACATGAAGTTCACTGGCATTCCGAACTTCGCCCCGGAACTGTTCCGCCGTATTCGCCTGCGCGATCCGCTTAAGCAGAAACAGCTGCTGAAAGGGCTGGTCCAGCTGTCTGAAGAGGGCGCGGTGCAGGTATTCCGTCCGGTGCACAACAACGACCTGATCGTCGGGGCCGTCGGTGTGCTGCAGTTTGACGTCGTTGTGGCGCGTCTAAAGAGCGAGTACAACGTTGAAGCGATTTATGAAGCGATCAACGTCTCGACGGCGCGCTGGGTCGAGTGCAGTGATGCGAAGAAGTTTGATGACTTCCAGCGTAAAAATGAGATCAACCTGGCGCTGGATGGCGGCGATAATCTTACCTATATCGCGCCGACCATGGTTAACCTCAATATCACCCAGGAACGCTATCCTGACGTGACCTTCCGTAAAACGCGCGAGCACTGA
- a CDS encoding TatD family hydrolase: protein MRFIDTHCHFDFPPFVDDAENSIARAAQAGVEKIIVPSVDASRFARVSQLAQQHDALFSALGLHPINIALHQDAHLDQLEQRLQTPDAKRVAIGEIGLDLYMAQADFPRQTYLLDAQLKLAKRYDLPVILHSRRTHDQLAQHLRRHALPRCGVVHGFAGSQQQAERFIQLGYAIGVGGTITYERASKTRRTIASLPLTALLLETDAPDMPLQGFQGQPNRPEQARRVFEVLCQLRPEPPDVIADALWQNTLRLFAFPA from the coding sequence ATGAGGTTTATCGATACGCACTGCCACTTTGATTTCCCGCCGTTCGTCGACGACGCAGAGAACAGCATCGCGCGTGCGGCGCAGGCCGGGGTAGAAAAGATCATCGTACCCAGCGTCGATGCCAGCCGGTTTGCGCGCGTCAGCCAGCTGGCGCAGCAGCATGACGCGCTGTTTTCTGCGCTGGGCCTGCATCCGATCAACATTGCGCTGCATCAGGATGCGCACCTTGACCAGCTGGAACAGCGGTTACAGACGCCCGATGCGAAACGGGTCGCCATCGGCGAGATCGGACTGGATCTCTATATGGCGCAGGCCGATTTTCCGCGCCAGACTTATCTGCTGGACGCGCAGCTGAAGCTGGCGAAACGTTACGACCTGCCGGTCATTCTGCATTCGCGCCGCACGCACGATCAGCTGGCGCAGCATCTGCGCCGGCACGCGCTGCCCCGCTGCGGCGTGGTACACGGCTTTGCCGGCAGCCAGCAGCAGGCGGAGCGTTTTATCCAGCTGGGTTATGCGATTGGTGTAGGCGGCACCATCACCTATGAACGTGCCAGCAAAACCCGCCGCACTATTGCCAGCCTGCCGCTGACGGCGCTACTGCTGGAAACCGATGCGCCGGATATGCCGCTGCAGGGCTTTCAGGGCCAGCCTAACCGGCCTGAGCAGGCGCGCCGGGTGTTTGAGGTGCTGTGCCAGCTACGCCCTGAGCCGCCGGATGTGATTGCCGATGCGCTGTGGCAAAACACGCTGCGTCTGTTTGCCTTTCCCGCCTGA